CGGCCCCCGCAACGAAGCCGTTGCGATTCCCGGGCTCGACCGGGCCGTCGGCGATGGCGACAGCTTCAATTTCGGCGTGAGGCCAGTCCGCGTGATCGAGACACCCGGCCACACCGCCGGACACATCTGTTTCCACTTTCCCGACAGCAAGATCCTGTTTGCCGCCGACACCCTTTTTGCGCTGGGTTGCGGACGCCTCTTCGAACGCCCGGCATTCGACATGTGGCATTCGCTGCAGAAGCTCGCCGCCCTGCCGGACGAGACCGCCGTCTATTTCGGCCATGAATACACGCTCTCCAACGCCCGTTTCGCCCTGACCATCGACCCGGACAATGCGCGACTGGTCAGCCGCGCGGCGGAAATCGAAGAGAAACGTCAGAGAGGCGAATTCACCATTCCGACGACCATCGGGCTGGAGAAGGAGACCAACCCGTTCCTCAGGGCAGCCGACCCCGCCATCCGCCGCAACCTGTTGATGGAAGGACGCACCAACGAGGAAGTCTTTGCCGAGATCCGCACGCGCAAGGATCATTTCTGATGCAGGCGGAAGAGATCATCAGGACGCTCGGCATGCAGCGACATCCGGAGGGCGGCTGGTTCGTCGAGACCTACCGCGATCCCGCAGGCGCGCCGCGCGGCCACTCGACTGCCATCTACTATCTGCTTGAGGCAGGCGAACGATCCCATTGGCACCGGGTCAGGGATGCGGTCGAGGTCTGGCACTATTACGCCGGGGCACCGCTGGCGCTCCACTCCTCCCCGGATGGCGATGCGGTCGAGACCATCGTGCTCGGCCCGGACCTAACCAAGGGGGAAAGGCCACAGGCCATTATTCCCGCCGGAGGTTGGCAAGCCGCCGAAAGCCTCGGCGGCTTCACCCTCGTCGGCTGCACCGTGGCACCCGGCTTCGAATACTCGTCCTTCGAGATGGCTCCGCCGGACTGGAAGCCCGCAGGCGCCTGATTGGCTAAAGCATTTCCAGCAAAAGTGTGCCGCGGTTTTGCGTCCGGAAATGCGTAAAATCTAAAGGCTTACGAGCGAAAGCGTCAAAATGCACTGGGCGAAGAAATAGAAAGCCCAGACCGCATAGCTTGCGATCTTCTTCCGCCCCTCATCTTTCAGCAGGAAGCTCTCAAGCGCGATCAGGGCGTCCGAAATCAGGAAGGCCACCGCGCCGATGAAGACAAGGGGCGACGGCATCGTCAGCGCCATCAGCCCCATCACCAGCATGGCGGCGATATAGGAAGCGATGGCGGGCGCCAGCGGTCCGGTCGGTTTCCAGAGGATGCGCAGCAGGAAAGCGCCGAAAACGACAAGCGCGACTGCCGCCAGCCAGCGCCACGGCTCGGCCATCAGAATGTCGAGATCACCGTACAGGTAGAAGATCGCGGCATAGATCAGCAGCACGGTCAGGAAGACCTGGAGACCGAGCTTGAAGGGCACCTCGCCACTGCGGGAGATCAGCGCGTCACCGACAGCGCTCAGGCCCAGCGCCACGACAACCAGCCACCACGCGCCGGAAAGAGCGGCGAAAACGCAAAGAAGAATGATCGGCAATGTCTTCGCCACCGTCCGGAAATAACTTTCCGGACGCGGCAATATCGCGAAATAGGCAAGGCCCAGCAGCACGGCGAGATAGAATATCGTCATGCCGCTACTTTGGCATGCGCCGCGAAACCGTCAAGCCTCCACTTTTTCCGTAGATTGCCGGCGGCGGATCATGTCCCGGGCAGCGAGCATGGCGCCACCCGTGATCAGCAGGCAGGCAAGGCCGATCCTCAGGCTCGGCTCGGCAAAACCGAACAGCGTGAGAATCAGGGTGGAGAGCAGCGGCGCGGCATAGGACGAGGCTCCAAGGATCTGGATATCGCCGTTCTTCACGCCGTAATCCCAGGCATAGAAGGCAAGGCCGACGGGAAAGATGCCGAGCCCGACAACGGCGGCCCATTGAGGAACCGATTCCGGCCAGACGGTCGTCTCCAGTCCCAGATGGCAGGCAAGCGAAAGGATCGAAGTCGCCAGGCAGAAACCCGTCACGACATCCGTCGATGCGGCCTCGAAACGCCGCGTGATCAGTGAATAGGCCGACCAAGTGAAAGCGCAGAGGAAGGCGGCGAAATAGCCGAAGCCATAGGCGGGATCGAAGGAAATGCCGTTCTTGGCAACGATCAGCACCGTGCCGGAAAGCCCCGCCAGCGCGCCAAGGACGTGATACCAGCGCAGCTTCTCACCCGGCAACAGAGCCGAGCCGACGACGATCAGCAGAGGCCAGAGATAGGCGATCAGTCCGGCCTCGACGGCCGGCGCGTTCCTCAGCGCAGTGAAATAGAGAAAATGGTAGCCGAACAGCCCGATGACGCCGGTGAGCCAGACCTTGGCGGGCTGCCGCAACTCCCGGATACGCTCAGGCCGGAGAATGAAGGTGATGATGCCCGGCAGGCTGCCGATCGCAAAGGTGATCGCCGAAAGCTGGAAGGGCGGCATCTTGCCGGAGGCGGCCGTCAGCAACGCCAGAAACGACCACATGAGAATGGCCGTGAACCCGATAAGCGTCGCCCTGATCTTCACCCTCTATCCCCCATTGCGGGACAAAGGATCTCCCGCGTCCTCAGCCGTCGAATTTTACGGCGGTTACATACAGCGTTCCCATGCGTGTCGGCACGCGAGCGTAGACCGGAGCGTATACCTTCAGCTGCGCCGTCTTGGCAAACCAGATCTCCATGCCGGTCGCGCTACGCATGTATTCGATATCCTTGCGCCCCTTGCGGAAGCCGGACTTCGGAACATAGCGGACACTGCAAACGACGGCCTCGCCTTCAACATCGCCGGCGGTGAAGCTGCGCGTCCCCTTCGGCGTCATGACGATATCCATGCGGCTCTCGCCGTCATAGATCGGCAGCGTCCGGGGGCAGACAGCCTCGCCATCAGGAACGATCAGCCCGGAGATCGGGTCGAACACGGATTTCAGATCGGCATCGGTCACAGGGATCCAGCTCGCCGACCGCGGCTTCGGCGGCGGATCGACGGTGGTCTTCGTCACATTGCCGTTATCGTAGCTGACATCGTACATGCTGGTCTTCTTGCCGGCCTGATAGACCAGCCGATAATGCTGCGCCCGCATGCTCTGGCCGCTCAACTGACCGGATACGGTGCTTTCGCCCGATATTCTGGAAATGATATCGACGAGACCATAGGAGCGGAAATTGGCCGAAATCTTGTAGTTCTGATCGTTGACCTCAGTCAGGAACGAGGCCTTAGCAATCGGCAGCGCACCCAGAGAAACGCTGTAATCCGTGCGATAGCGGATGTCCGCCCCGGCAGCGGATGTGGCGAACGACACCGCAAGAGCAAATGCGAGGCTGGCGAAACGCAAGATTGGGACCCTCAAATTCGAAAATGTCTGTTCCGGAAACTGTTTGGACCTTCATCCTCCAACCGGACTGTGGCAAGAACATAGCGGAAATGGCCTGCCGATGAAGGAAAATCCAAGCTTTGGCTTGACGCGGCCCGCCAGTCTGACTATAGAACCGCAACTTTCCAATCAAGCGCCGTTGGATTGCTTTACCGGCTGTTGTCCGGAAGCAATGCAATGGCAAAGAAGAAAATAGGTGTACCATGTCCCGCAGTTGCGAATTGACCGGCAAGGGCGTCCAGTCGGGCAACAATGTGAGCCACGCGAACAACAAGACCAAGCGCAAGTTCCTGCCGAACCTGTGCGACGTCACGCTGATCTCGGATGCACTTGGCCAGCGTTTCCGCCTGCGCGTTTCCGCTGCCGCTCTGCGCTCCGTTGAACATCGCGGTGGCCTCGATGCCTTCCTCCTGAAGGCCAGCGAAAACGAACTTTCGATGCGCGCTCGCCTTCTGCGTCGCCAGATCGCAAAGAAGACTGCAGAAGCTGCATAAGCTTCTGCGCTACATCGCTGTAAAGGTATGAAGGCTTGATCGGGTCCCCGGCAGGCCTTTTCCTTTGTCCCGTCAACTGGTGGCATCACCCAGGATAAAAAAATGCAGATGACACGCGCTATTTTCGTTTATTCCCTGCTGATGACGGCCGTCGTGGTCGCTTCGAACATTCTCGTCCAGTACCCGCTCTCGGGCGAGCTCGCAGGCATCAATCTCGGCGATCTGCTGACCTATGGTGCCTTCACCTATCCGGTCGCCTTCCTGATCACCGACCTGACAAACCGCCAGTTCGGCCCCTCGACCGCCCGCAAGGTGGTGTTCATGGGCTTTGTGGTGGGCGTCGTGCTTTCCTTCGTCACCTCCCAGCCCCGCATCGCGATCGCATCCGGCTCCGCCTATCTGGCCGGGCAGCTGCTCGACATCTCCGTCTTCAATCGCCTGCGCCGGCTCGACTGGTGGAAGGCGCCGCTGATGGGCTCGCTCATCGGCTCGGCCCTTGATACCGCGATCTTCTTCTCGCTGTCCTTTGCCCCAGTTTTCTCGATGATCGGCCCCAACGACGATTTCGCCATCGCATGGGCTCCGGTCCTCGGCGTCTTCTCCGCCGAGGCTCCGCGCTGGATCTCGTGGGCTCTGGGCGATCTCAGCGTCAAGATACTGGTCGGCCTCGTCATGCTCCTTCCCTATGGAGCACTGATGAGCGTTCTGAAGCCGACGGTTCCCGCCCGCTCGGCCTGATCTTTCAGTCGCTGAAAGACGAAGACCGGCTCGTCAGTCCACGAGCCGGAATTCCAGCATCACCGTCCGTTGCAGGATCGAATGATTATCGTCCGAAACGAGGATGACGTGCGTCGATCCATCCGCGGCGACGAAGGTGTCGAGACCTTCCATGTTGTCGATCTGCGAGGAGCCATTCGCCTCGAGAATGACCTCGCCCTCGACGATGGCGTCGGGCTTCAGGCTTGCGCCATCGATCCGGCGCAGCCGCATCGCAACACCCGTGGCGATCGTGAACCGGCGCTCCAGCAACAGCAGGTCGCCATCGGGAAGAAAATCCCCGTCGGTCACGTCGAAGCCGTCATAGGGCACGACCCGGAAGCCACCCTTCAGAGGACCGTCGAGAATACCGGCAAGGAGATTGCCGTCGCTATCGACACTCTTTTCGGCGATGGCCACAAGGCCACCCTTCAAGGGGCCGTCCAGCGGCGCTGTGACCAGGGTCTCGATACCGCCATTGCTGCGCAACCTGCCGACAGGAAACGGCAACGGCAGGGCCAGCCGGAAGGGCCGTGAGGTCTCGATGTCCGAAAGCGGGGAATAACCCGTGACACGATGTATCTGCTCGAAGCCGACAAAGGCTTCATCGCCGCGCAAGGCGAGGCTTTCCGCATCGACCGTACGCTTCGGCGCCGAGCTACGGCCAGCGGCATCCAGCATCGGCGCGATGGTCACGTCATCGAGACCGGTAAGGCGGCCACCGGCGCCCCTGGTGATCGAACCCGTCAGCCAATGGCCGGTATCGAGAACGCCGATGAATTTCTTGCCCCCATCGGTCAGCCTGATCGACGACCATGCTCCAAAAAGCCGCTCGGAAGAGGAAAGCTCAAGCCCGCCGAGAAACTCCAGCGAACCGAAACGCGTATCGGTCGAGCCGGGGCGGAATGTGGCGATCGATGTCGCCTTGATAGGCGCGGCCACGATCTCGCTCGCAGCGCCGACATCACCCCAACCAACGGAAATGCCGATCAATGCGGCCGCGAGCAGGCGGCCAGACCGAACTCTTCCGGCCCGCACGCCTTCAGCCGGCACGACGCATGCGACTGCCGCGCTTGCCGCCGCCTTCGCTCTGATCCTCGAAAAGTGCTGCAAGCTGTTCGGTCATCGCGCCCGCCAGTTCGTCGGCATCGACGATGGTGACCGCCTTGCGATAGTAGCGTGTCACGTCGTGACCGATACCGATGGCGAGAAGTTCGATCGACGAACGCGTCTCGATCTGCTCGATCACGGCGCGCAGGTGCCGCTCCAGATAATTGCCCGGATTGACCGACAGCGTCGAGTCATCGACCGGCGCACCGTCCGAAATCATCATCAGGATCTTGCGCTGCTCCTGCCGGGCCGCCAATCGGCTGTGAGCCCACATCAGGGCTTCGCCGTCGATGTTCTCCTTGAGCAGGCCTTCGCGCATCATCAGGCCGAGATTGCGGCGCGCGCGGCGCCACGGCGCATCGGCCGATTTGTAGACGATGTGGCGCAGGTCGTTGAGACGGCCGGGTGTCGGCGGCTTGCCGCTCGCCAGCCACTTCTCCCTCGACTGACCGCCCTTCCAGGCCTTGGTCGTGAAGCCCAGGATCTCGACCTTGACGCCGCAACGCTCGAGCGTGCGGGCAAGAATGTCGGCGCAGGTGGCTGCAACGGTAATCGGTCGGCCACGCATCGAACCGGAATTGTCGATGACCAGCGTCACCACGGTATCGCGGAACTTGGTGTCGCGCTCCCGCTTGAAGGACAGCGGCTGCATCGGGTCGATCACCAGCCGGGTGAGCCGGGCGCTGTCGAGATAGCCTTCTTCCAGATCGAAGTCCCAGGAGCGGTTCTGCTGCGCCATCAGGCGGCGCTGAAGCCGGTTTGCCAGCCGCCCGACGGCACCCTGCAGATGCGCAAGCTGCTTGTCGAGGAAGGCCCTGAGGCGGTCGAGTTCGGCCTCGTCGCAAAGCTCTTCCGCGGTGATGACCTCGTCGAACTCCTGAGTATAGATCCGGTAATCGACCTTCTCGTTGAAATCGTCGAAGGGGCTTGCAGGGCGGCGCATCTCGCCGGGTGTTTCGGAATCGTCGTCGCCTTCATCCGACATGTCGTCGTCGGAGATTTCGGCGCCGTCCATCTCACCGTCTTCCATCTGCTCCTGCGAGGCTTCGCTTTCCTCGGCGGGCGCGGATTCGGAACCGGCTTCCTCTTCGGCGTTTTCCTGTTCTTCCTCGTTGCTGCGCGGCTGATCCTCGTCCGTGGACTGGTCGTCCTCGCCCTCCTCCTGGTCCTCGCCGACATCCTCAGCCATTTCCATGGCCGAGAGCATGTGACGGATGACCTTAGCGAAGGCCTGCTGGTCGTTGATCGTCCCGTTCAGCTGATCGAGGCTGGAGCCCGCCTTCTCCATGATGAAGGGGCGCCAGAGATCGAGAACCTTGCCGGCGCTGGCAGGCGGCTTTTCGCCCGTCAGTTTCTCGCGCACCAGCATGGCAACGGCCTCCTGGATCGGAGCGTCCTCCTGCCGGCTGATGCCGGAGAAATTCGCCTTGGCGTATTTCTCCGCATGCATGGCGCTCATGTTGGCGGCCATGCCGCTCATTCTGAGCGCACCGATGGATTCCACGCGTGCCTGTTCAACGGCGTCGAAGACGGCACGGGCATCCGTGCCCTGCGGCGCCATGACGGCATGGACCTTCTGGTCGTGGCAGGCGATGCGAAGCGCCATGGAATCCCCGAGACCGCGGGTCACGGCCAGCTCATGGGCCGTCGGCCGCTTGGAGAGTTCCGGCAGGCGCACGCGCTCGCCAGCGAGGCCGGGTCGCTCATTGGCGAACACGACCTCGACTTCCGCACTGCCGGCAACCGACCGCACGCAGCCGGTTATCGCCCGCCGCATCGGTTCGGTATCAACGCCCACGC
The window above is part of the Rhizobium sp. ACO-34A genome. Proteins encoded here:
- a CDS encoding cobaltochelatase subunit CobT, producing MAGRGDNVNAKPGVGVDTEPMRRAITGCVRSVAGSAEVEVVFANERPGLAGERVRLPELSKRPTAHELAVTRGLGDSMALRIACHDQKVHAVMAPQGTDARAVFDAVEQARVESIGALRMSGMAANMSAMHAEKYAKANFSGISRQEDAPIQEAVAMLVREKLTGEKPPASAGKVLDLWRPFIMEKAGSSLDQLNGTINDQQAFAKVIRHMLSAMEMAEDVGEDQEEGEDDQSTDEDQPRSNEEEQENAEEEAGSESAPAEESEASQEQMEDGEMDGAEISDDDMSDEGDDDSETPGEMRRPASPFDDFNEKVDYRIYTQEFDEVITAEELCDEAELDRLRAFLDKQLAHLQGAVGRLANRLQRRLMAQQNRSWDFDLEEGYLDSARLTRLVIDPMQPLSFKRERDTKFRDTVVTLVIDNSGSMRGRPITVAATCADILARTLERCGVKVEILGFTTKAWKGGQSREKWLASGKPPTPGRLNDLRHIVYKSADAPWRRARRNLGLMMREGLLKENIDGEALMWAHSRLAARQEQRKILMMISDGAPVDDSTLSVNPGNYLERHLRAVIEQIETRSSIELLAIGIGHDVTRYYRKAVTIVDADELAGAMTEQLAALFEDQSEGGGKRGSRMRRAG
- a CDS encoding hydroxyacylglutathione hydrolase translates to MKPLEIEVFLCRSDNFGVLIHCEESGVTASIDAPELAPILAAAKRRGWSITHILTTHHHGDHVEANLALKEHFGCEIIGPRNEAVAIPGLDRAVGDGDSFNFGVRPVRVIETPGHTAGHICFHFPDSKILFAADTLFALGCGRLFERPAFDMWHSLQKLAALPDETAVYFGHEYTLSNARFALTIDPDNARLVSRAAEIEEKRQRGEFTIPTTIGLEKETNPFLRAADPAIRRNLLMEGRTNEEVFAEIRTRKDHF
- a CDS encoding cupin; this translates as MQAEEIIRTLGMQRHPEGGWFVETYRDPAGAPRGHSTAIYYLLEAGERSHWHRVRDAVEVWHYYAGAPLALHSSPDGDAVETIVLGPDLTKGERPQAIIPAGGWQAAESLGGFTLVGCTVAPGFEYSSFEMAPPDWKPAGA
- a CDS encoding EamA family transporter — its product is MKIRATLIGFTAILMWSFLALLTAASGKMPPFQLSAITFAIGSLPGIITFILRPERIRELRQPAKVWLTGVIGLFGYHFLYFTALRNAPAVEAGLIAYLWPLLIVVGSALLPGEKLRWYHVLGALAGLSGTVLIVAKNGISFDPAYGFGYFAAFLCAFTWSAYSLITRRFEAASTDVVTGFCLATSILSLACHLGLETTVWPESVPQWAAVVGLGIFPVGLAFYAWDYGVKNGDIQILGASSYAAPLLSTLILTLFGFAEPSLRIGLACLLITGGAMLAARDMIRRRQSTEKVEA
- a CDS encoding 50S ribosomal protein L28; amino-acid sequence: MSRSCELTGKGVQSGNNVSHANNKTKRKFLPNLCDVTLISDALGQRFRLRVSAAALRSVEHRGGLDAFLLKASENELSMRARLLRRQIAKKTAEAA